One part of the Malus sylvestris chromosome 2, drMalSylv7.2, whole genome shotgun sequence genome encodes these proteins:
- the LOC126604535 gene encoding eukaryotic translation initiation factor 5A-2-like, translating into MSDEEHQFESKADAGASKTYPQQAGTIRKNGYIVIKARPCKVVEVSTSKTGKHGHAKCHFVAIDIFNGKKLEDIVPSSHNCDVPHVNRTDYQLIDISEDGFVSLLTENGNTKDDLRLPTDDSLLTQIKDGFNDGKDLVVTVMSAMGEEQICALKDIGPKN; encoded by the exons ATGTCGGACGAGGAGCACCAGTTCGAATCCAAGGCCGACGCCGGAGCATCCAAGACCTACCCCCAGCAGGCTGGTACCATCCGCAAGAATGGCTACATCGTCATCAAGGCCAGGCCTTGCAAG GTTGTTGAAGTCTCCACTTCCAAAACCGGAAAGCACGGTCACGCTAAGTGTCACTTTGTGgcaattgatattttcaatggAAAGAAGCTTGAAGATATTGTTCCTTCGTCCCACAATTGTGAT GTTCCCCATGTCAACCGTACTGACTATCAGCTGATTGATATCTCTGAGGATGGCTTT GTGAGTCTCTTGACTGAAAATGGAAACACCAAGGATGATCTGAGGCTGCCCACTGATGACAGTCTGCTTACCCAG ATCAAGGACGGGTTTAATGATGGAAAGGATCTTGTGGTGACTGTCATGTCTGCCATGGGAGAGGAGCAGATCTGTGCCCTTAAGGACATTGGTCCGAAGAATTAA
- the LOC126613709 gene encoding probable WRKY transcription factor 32, translated as MAEHRESSHALPAEKLQPRKQEQKEGGDGDEEEKQRLGKFQPGELESSVSELRQTRLETPTAPSTLEVSGNDQFAGLQLVSVSQSIDGAGLQEQLGLSHQENLASVANQDIKTLKQSQTQLTVYPTPFSELSPTSVTQSISSAPSPIPLERRVPHGKTSASDGYNWRKYGQKQVKSPQGSRSYYRCTFSECYAKKIERCDHSGHVTEIVYKSQHTHDPPRKSICIKESKLALSAECVRYRVAAAEHSCRIVNDSEVSTSSKEPIEETPSIPERKQQSSSDSDDNGDVKIKEEHGDGDEPEPKRRMKKSNSKSSASLSKPGKKPKLVVHAAGDVGISGDGYRWRKYGQKMVKGNPHPRNYYRCTSAGCPVRKQIETAVDNSSAVIITYKGVHDHEMPVPKKRHGPPSAPLVAAAAPASMNNLHIKKTDTDPKPISPTQWSVDTGGELTREALDLGGEKAMESARTLLSIGFEIKPC; from the exons ATGGCGGAGCACCGCGAGAGCTCCCATGCTCTCCCAGCAGAGAAACTACAGCCAAGGaaacaagaacaaaaagaagGCGGCGACGGAgacgaagaagaaaaacaacGACTCGGTAAATTTCAACCCGGCGAGTTAGAGAGTTCTGTATCCGAGTTGAGACAGACGCGATTAGAAACCCCAACGGCGCCTTCGACGCTGGAAGTTTCAGGGAATGATCAGTTTGCAG GTTTGCAGCTTGTGTCCGTGTCACAGTCGATTGATGGAGCTGGATTGCAG GAGCAACTTGGGCTGAGCCACCAGGAAAATTTGGCAAGTGTAGCGAACCAGGATATTAAGACTCTGAAGCAAAGTCAGACTCAGTTGACTGTTTATCCAACTCCGTTTTCAGAACTATCTCCAACTTCTGTCACTCAATCCATTTCATCTGCTCCAAGCCCAATTCCACTAGAACGAAGAGTTCCTCATGGGAAGACATCTGCTTCTGATGGTTACAACTGGCGGAAATATGGTCAGAAGCAAGTAAAGAGCCCTCAAGGTTCTCGAAGCTATTATAGGTGCACATTTTCTGAGTGTTATGCCAAGAAGATAGAACGCTGTGATCACTCAGGCCATGTAACAGAGATTGTTTACAAAAGCCAACATACTCATGATCCCCCTCGGAAAAGTATCTGCATAAAGGAAAGTAAACTTGCACTCTCTGCTGAGTGTGTAAGATATAGAGTTGCTGCTGCAGAACATTCCTGCAGAATAGTTAATGACTCAGAGGTGTCCACATCTTCAAAAGAACCTATTGAAGAAACACCCTCAATTCCTGAAAGAAAACAGCAGAGCTCAAGTGACTCTGATGATAATGGCGATGTTAAAATCAAGGAGGAacatggtgatggtgatgagcCAGAACCCAAACGAAG AATGAAGAAAAGCAATTCAAAATCTTCCGCTTCTCTCTCAAAACCTGGCAAGAAACCTAAATTAGTTGTGCATGCGGCTGGGGATGTTGGAATATCAGGCGACGGATACAGATGGCGCAAATATGGACAGAAGATGGTGAAAGGAAATCCTCATCCCAG GAACTACTACAGATGTACTTCTGCTGGGTGTCCAGTCCGGAAGCAGATTGAAACAGCCGTAGATAACTCAAGTGCTGTAATTATAACATACAAGGGGGTACATGACCATGAAATGCCTGTCCCTAAGAAGCGACATGGCCCTCCAAGCGCTCCTCTTGTTGCTGCTGCCGCTCCTGCTTCCATGAACAATTTGCATATCAAGAAAACCGATACAGACCCAAAGCCAATTTCGCCAACCCAGTGGTCGGTAGACACTGGCGGAGAATTGACAAGGGAGGCCTTGGACCTCGGAGGAGAGAAGGCAATGGAATCGGCTCGAACTCTTCTGAGCATTGGATTTGAAATAAAGCCTTGCTGA